A single region of the Halorussus gelatinilyticus genome encodes:
- a CDS encoding HNH endonuclease codes for MAETEPRRHGESSGERTGSSGADRPGHCECHETVDPDTRQDVLEEYKHRCQSCGRRGPEKGGLATLHVHHIERNPDEMGEHDMENLTLLCRPCHSWLHQQATPGDSPVTITDADRSVLLPQDVEVLQFLAAHGPSRTGDIASGMTADLSVSAVRERLWVLMGLDNRVESRDRQIVDKDVETGEWGLVDQIENSARGHIPDDRQLLLQRMEDEQVRQALERGCDRSDVTEVLGISRRTTFNKVKRAYAYDFPLDAFGRGGRPTDESRRERNTQATKSESDQQQRLDDVAEQEDAALGRTETWGTRESNTDGQAARDGDRRNDRSADDDDLSDELRTHLQQAIDSLQEANSAL; via the coding sequence ATGGCAGAGACTGAACCACGACGGCATGGTGAATCGAGCGGCGAACGAACGGGTAGTAGCGGGGCTGATCGGCCGGGGCACTGTGAGTGTCACGAGACGGTTGACCCGGACACGCGTCAGGATGTCTTGGAGGAGTACAAGCATCGATGTCAATCGTGCGGGCGGCGTGGTCCCGAAAAAGGCGGGTTGGCGACGCTGCATGTCCACCACATCGAACGTAACCCGGACGAGATGGGCGAGCACGATATGGAGAACTTGACGTTGCTGTGCCGGCCGTGTCACAGTTGGCTACATCAGCAGGCGACGCCGGGTGACTCGCCGGTGACGATTACGGACGCGGATCGCAGCGTGTTGCTCCCGCAGGACGTTGAGGTGCTGCAGTTCCTCGCGGCACACGGGCCAAGCCGGACTGGGGATATCGCGTCCGGGATGACCGCGGACCTGTCGGTGTCTGCGGTCCGGGAGCGACTCTGGGTGCTCATGGGACTTGACAACCGTGTCGAGTCGCGTGATCGGCAGATCGTGGATAAGGATGTCGAGACCGGCGAGTGGGGGCTCGTCGATCAGATTGAGAACTCTGCTCGCGGGCACATCCCAGACGACCGGCAGTTGCTGTTGCAGCGCATGGAAGATGAACAAGTCCGGCAAGCGCTGGAACGCGGGTGTGACCGAAGTGACGTTACTGAGGTGCTGGGTATCTCCCGCCGCACAACGTTCAACAAGGTGAAGAGAGCGTACGCCTATGATTTCCCGTTGGATGCGTTCGGGCGGGGTGGACGCCCGACTGATGAGTCCAGACGGGAACGGAACACGCAGGCCACGAAGAGCGAGTCGGACCAGCAGCAACGGCTCGATGATGTCGCCGAGCAAGAGGATGCAGCGTTAGGGCGGACTGAAACCTGGGGGACGCGCGAGTCGAACACGGATGGACAGGCAGCGCGTGATGGTGACCGACGGAACGACCGATCAGCAGATGACGATGACCTCAGTGATGAGCTGCGGACGCATCTGCAGCAAGCAATCGATTCGTTACAAGAGGCGAATTCGGCGCTCTGA
- a CDS encoding PD-(D/E)XK nuclease family protein, protein MTRSIEAELAAVRQRLAALPEAEEPPPTTLQVLGRSTQERDWQQFLVHFLTPDAPHGLNHALLEHVLAALSDRDDLEYEFSRFDIDDIQIAQEVATSDGIPDVVLWASDEWFICWELKVHASEGDDQTPRYVGVDSFDGIGLDKSEVPVDGQHYVFLAPESASSPDAEEFVHVSWEWLAAELQSFLVESYDEYPARTTAQLKDFVDTIRSELTMTEYQENQHEMVELYVENYGVISDLEAAFEEEWSEFEEIWGTRLAQTLDAAELLDDPDVPDEYAAVELEMATGERRQWTFRQGTSDWAWLFPREWWRKVDEDRPVSDAIKPNARVGFLHRLERNREDAVRDHTLVVYVRNAPSGHEDFYNGFADRFSNTQSEISDAINGTKLTITGNKSNVLRAEYEIDVDRHDDFFEAYLDALSRAVKEGVLSNPELIETIDRLYETTITDDVSV, encoded by the coding sequence ATGACTCGAAGTATTGAGGCGGAATTAGCGGCGGTCCGGCAGCGGCTCGCTGCGCTTCCGGAGGCGGAGGAGCCGCCGCCGACAACGCTGCAGGTGCTTGGCCGGAGTACGCAGGAGCGTGACTGGCAGCAGTTCCTCGTTCATTTCTTGACGCCGGACGCGCCGCACGGGCTGAACCATGCGTTGTTAGAACACGTGTTGGCGGCGTTGTCTGATCGAGATGACTTGGAGTACGAGTTTTCGCGGTTCGACATTGACGATATCCAGATCGCACAGGAGGTGGCGACGTCGGACGGGATTCCCGATGTCGTGTTGTGGGCGTCCGACGAGTGGTTCATCTGCTGGGAATTGAAAGTCCATGCGTCAGAAGGCGACGACCAGACACCACGGTACGTCGGTGTGGATTCGTTCGATGGAATCGGGCTTGACAAGTCCGAGGTACCAGTTGATGGCCAGCACTACGTTTTCTTGGCCCCGGAATCTGCGTCGTCACCGGACGCTGAGGAATTTGTGCATGTCTCGTGGGAGTGGCTGGCTGCAGAGCTACAGTCATTCTTGGTGGAAAGCTACGACGAGTACCCGGCGCGGACCACAGCGCAGTTGAAAGACTTTGTCGACACGATTCGGAGTGAACTCACGATGACCGAGTATCAGGAGAATCAGCACGAAATGGTGGAACTGTACGTTGAGAACTACGGTGTAATCTCGGACTTGGAGGCGGCGTTCGAGGAGGAGTGGTCGGAATTCGAGGAGATCTGGGGGACACGGCTGGCGCAAACGCTGGATGCGGCTGAGCTTCTCGATGATCCGGACGTGCCTGATGAGTACGCGGCAGTAGAGCTGGAGATGGCGACCGGTGAGCGGCGACAGTGGACGTTCCGACAAGGGACGTCTGATTGGGCGTGGCTGTTCCCGCGAGAGTGGTGGCGGAAGGTCGATGAGGACCGTCCAGTTTCGGATGCGATTAAACCGAATGCGCGGGTTGGTTTCCTGCATCGACTTGAGCGTAATCGAGAAGACGCTGTCCGGGATCACACGCTCGTCGTCTACGTCAGGAACGCTCCGTCTGGGCACGAGGACTTCTACAACGGGTTCGCCGACCGGTTCTCGAATACACAGTCCGAGATTAGCGACGCCATCAACGGGACGAAACTCACAATCACGGGGAACAAATCAAACGTTCTCCGAGCAGAGTACGAGATCGACGTTGACCGTCACGATGATTTCTTCGAAGCGTATCTCGACGCACTCTCCCGGGCCGTCAAGGAGGGCGTTCTCTCGAACCCCGAACTGATCGAGACGATTGACCGGCTCTACGAGACGACGATAACGGACGACGTGTCAGTATGA
- a CDS encoding ribonuclease H-like domain-containing protein, translating to MVLEQVAFDIETTGFGVDDEVTVVGFAVSMGVQVFVQTGNRPARELQATVQEQVPVHVDVSTHECEESVLAAVTEFVAERLSGSDVLLVAYNGERWNGGFDVPFLRTRYAQLDMQWPFVDVPYADVMPLVTDRFNTTVNGDDQHDLGSVYDLLCDGEYGDLDPFDGSDAAVPAFENGWFAELVQHNVADVLRTRALGRVAERYCSKSEFKVKSLTPTREV from the coding sequence GTGGTGTTGGAGCAGGTGGCGTTCGATATTGAGACGACTGGGTTCGGCGTTGATGACGAAGTGACGGTGGTCGGGTTCGCGGTGTCGATGGGTGTGCAGGTGTTCGTTCAGACGGGGAATCGTCCGGCGCGAGAGCTGCAGGCGACAGTGCAAGAGCAGGTGCCGGTGCACGTAGACGTCTCGACACACGAGTGCGAGGAAAGTGTGCTCGCGGCCGTGACGGAGTTTGTTGCGGAGCGACTCAGCGGCTCGGACGTGTTGTTGGTCGCGTACAATGGTGAGCGGTGGAACGGCGGGTTCGACGTGCCGTTCCTCCGGACGCGGTATGCGCAGCTCGACATGCAGTGGCCGTTCGTGGACGTGCCGTACGCGGATGTGATGCCGCTCGTCACTGACCGGTTCAACACGACCGTCAACGGCGATGACCAGCACGATCTGGGCAGCGTGTACGACCTGTTGTGTGATGGCGAGTACGGCGACCTCGATCCGTTTGATGGGAGTGACGCGGCCGTTCCGGCGTTTGAGAACGGGTGGTTCGCAGAGTTAGTGCAGCATAATGTCGCGGACGTGTTGCGGACGCGGGCGCTTGGCCGTGTCGCTGAGCGGTACTGCTCGAAATCGGAGTTCAAAGTGAAGTCGCTTACCCCGACCAGAGAGGTGTGA
- a CDS encoding DrmE family protein, which produces MPLSELFNTPAVKSPFISSGNLADEERLAHFPVTARVHAGLLNAMVERGQDLVIVTPSDRAEFLHLHALEALFGPKVDGRNAVFLLSSNTEFRERFRQLAPTSIRPPHDKSRYAREETPIANVTKDGSLATVTKNLNHPDKPARFLFSYTSTRIPSDDVGDRVRCVIYDDSVKYDEERLLRLLKWKQRNDVPAIVYFTSNPTSDLVEKLRGRAFLWTWPPRLLSAVVESDRDSGHEWRRANEEVSPTTRRAQVVTKREQNRVSGLSIDVHTCGDGDLLPALKRANDRRARFEYLARELDADILKRGQQLVRYALGSFRELLTPLDVADFHTRRTTISSRLAQLDRFAGRIASDPEANPATGTFRDVVSALEELEELWDDVPASDKKQGVLVDNLLYGALDRGDSISVVTATESQQQALTTFLQSEHAALYRDLGDDLTIHDTHSVRSADPTDHVVLYGALRWGDRDLLRTDVATDAIVLAYPIEMGLLHSQVDALDDSFESIADTTFWNVIDKLTRIAKDEPADVERVNIDLPEYEEPSTSDLGEDISVDEAEGEDLGEIVRGYETDYEDSEDFDPTEYETSATQQTTTSGGRTETDCLDVHFEDGLSMYLRKDTEVYTVREGHDKLFKKNASRLKEHDVVVHLEDTDEMRDQLYALIRERGDVGLYYYANLWKVNLEAALEETGDDLDDFVEKMEQQGIDKGRGTYERWYEMEVHRTRSKKSFWAIAEAYDLEGVKENFNQVWNAVQEMETIYSRLKKALRQTALRSAADGTLDDVMLSESPDIRLSDFEIGKYLFRLDVKSIEEGVEAKSSQIGRLRGF; this is translated from the coding sequence GTGCCGCTCAGCGAACTCTTCAACACGCCAGCGGTTAAGTCACCGTTCATCTCCTCCGGCAATCTCGCTGACGAAGAGCGACTAGCCCACTTCCCTGTCACGGCGAGAGTACACGCAGGCCTCCTCAACGCGATGGTAGAGCGTGGCCAGGACCTCGTCATTGTGACGCCGTCCGACAGAGCCGAATTTCTGCACCTACACGCCCTTGAAGCACTCTTCGGACCCAAGGTAGATGGCCGTAACGCAGTCTTCCTGCTCAGCTCCAACACGGAATTCCGCGAGCGATTCCGGCAGCTCGCCCCGACGTCGATACGGCCACCACACGACAAGTCTCGCTACGCGCGTGAGGAGACCCCGATAGCTAACGTGACGAAAGACGGATCCCTAGCGACGGTAACGAAGAACCTGAACCATCCCGATAAGCCTGCGCGGTTTCTCTTCTCGTACACAAGCACACGTATTCCTTCGGACGATGTCGGAGATCGGGTTCGGTGTGTAATATACGACGACTCTGTGAAGTACGACGAAGAACGCCTCCTCCGACTATTGAAATGGAAACAGCGAAACGACGTGCCCGCGATAGTCTACTTCACGAGCAATCCGACGTCAGACCTTGTAGAGAAACTACGTGGGCGAGCATTCCTGTGGACGTGGCCACCTAGACTGCTATCTGCCGTAGTCGAGAGTGACCGAGATAGTGGGCACGAGTGGAGACGTGCCAACGAGGAAGTGAGTCCGACAACCCGTCGGGCCCAAGTCGTCACTAAACGCGAACAGAACCGCGTTTCGGGCCTCTCTATCGACGTCCATACGTGCGGCGACGGGGATCTCCTCCCGGCCCTGAAACGGGCGAACGACCGTCGAGCGAGGTTCGAGTACTTGGCGCGTGAGTTGGACGCCGACATCCTTAAGCGAGGACAGCAGCTCGTGCGGTACGCTCTAGGGAGTTTCCGCGAACTCTTGACCCCTCTCGACGTGGCCGACTTTCATACCCGGCGGACGACGATATCAAGCCGGCTCGCACAACTTGATCGGTTCGCGGGCCGCATCGCGTCCGATCCCGAAGCTAATCCCGCTACCGGCACGTTCCGGGACGTAGTCTCGGCTCTCGAGGAATTGGAAGAACTTTGGGACGATGTGCCTGCGAGCGACAAGAAACAGGGCGTGCTGGTTGACAACCTGCTCTACGGTGCACTTGACAGGGGGGACTCGATTTCCGTCGTCACTGCGACAGAGAGTCAACAGCAGGCACTCACGACGTTCCTCCAGTCTGAGCACGCTGCTCTCTACCGTGATCTGGGTGACGACCTCACGATACACGACACTCACAGTGTTCGCTCGGCCGACCCGACGGACCACGTCGTCCTCTACGGCGCACTCCGGTGGGGTGACCGTGATCTCCTCCGCACTGACGTCGCAACAGACGCTATCGTCCTGGCGTATCCCATCGAAATGGGTCTCCTCCACTCACAAGTTGACGCCTTGGATGATTCCTTCGAGTCGATTGCGGACACAACGTTTTGGAACGTGATCGACAAGCTGACCCGTATCGCTAAGGACGAACCCGCGGACGTCGAACGTGTGAACATCGACCTCCCCGAGTACGAGGAACCCAGTACGAGCGATCTCGGTGAGGACATCTCCGTAGACGAGGCCGAAGGAGAAGACCTGGGTGAAATCGTTCGAGGGTACGAGACAGATTACGAGGACAGCGAAGACTTCGACCCTACCGAGTACGAGACATCCGCCACGCAACAGACGACCACCTCTGGTGGACGGACCGAGACCGACTGTCTTGACGTCCACTTCGAAGACGGCCTGTCCATGTACCTCCGTAAGGACACTGAAGTGTACACCGTGCGCGAAGGCCACGACAAACTATTCAAGAAGAACGCTTCACGCCTGAAGGAACACGACGTCGTCGTCCATCTGGAGGACACCGATGAGATGCGTGACCAACTCTACGCGTTGATTCGTGAACGCGGAGATGTCGGACTGTACTACTACGCGAACCTGTGGAAAGTCAACCTTGAAGCCGCCTTGGAGGAGACCGGTGACGACCTTGACGACTTCGTGGAGAAGATGGAGCAACAGGGTATCGACAAAGGCCGCGGCACCTACGAGCGGTGGTACGAGATGGAAGTCCACCGGACGCGGTCGAAAAAGAGTTTCTGGGCCATCGCCGAGGCGTATGATCTTGAAGGCGTGAAAGAAAACTTCAATCAGGTGTGGAACGCCGTTCAGGAGATGGAGACGATATACAGTCGTCTGAAGAAAGCACTCCGGCAGACAGCACTTCGATCCGCTGCCGACGGAACATTAGATGACGTGATGCTGTCGGAGAGTCCGGACATCCGTCTCAGCGACTTCGAGATCGGGAAGTACCTCTTCCGACTCGACGTCAAATCGATAGAGGAGGGTGTCGAGGCCAAGAGTTCACAGATAGGACGATTACGTGGGTTCTGA